The genomic region TCTCCGGGGACAGGTAGGCCGGAGTGCCCGCCATCATGCCGGTCTGGGTGACGGTGACGTCGCCCGCGGCCCTGGAGATGCCGAAGTCGGTGATCTTGGCGATGCCGGAGTCGCTGACCAGGATGTTGGCCGGCTTGATGTCCCGGTGCACGATCCCGGCCTGGTGCGCGGCGGCCAGCGCGCCCGCCACCTGGCCGCCGATCGCGGCGACCTCGCGGATCGGCAGCGTGCCGCGCTCGTCCAGCAGGTCGGCCAGGCTGCGCGAGCGCAGGAACTCCATGACCAGGCAGGGGTCCCCGTGGTGCTGCACCACGTCGAAGATGGTGATCGCGTTGGGGTGGGACAGCCGGGCGGCGATCCGCGCCTCCCGCATCGCCCTGCGCCGCGCGTCCAAGGTCTGTTCCTCGGACTGGCCTGGCTGTAGGAGCAGCTGCTTGATGGCGACGGGGCGCTGGAGGCGCTCGTCGTATGCCTGCCACACCGCGCCCATGCCGCCGCTGCCGATGTGCTCGACCAGCCGGTAGTTCCCGGCGATCACCTGGCCCCTGTCGATGGCCGATCGCTCCTCGTCCTGATGAGTGGTGACGGCCCCTCGCCGTCTGCCAGACGCGTCCACCCTAATTGACGCGCCGGAGGGGGTTGGTGAGCGTTAGGTCGGCGAAAATAGTGCCTTAGGACTCGTTGGCGTTACGCCGAACAGAGCATTCCTGGCAACTTTCGGGCGCAGCCAGCGCGGCACCGGTCACGTTCAGTGCCGATGAGGGGTTCGCGGCGTTCGTGCCGGTTCCCGCTTTCACCGCAGCCCAGGGGCACGCCGGACCGGTGTCCGGTGACGCCGACGACGCGGGACCGGGGCGCGGCGGGGGTGGATGCCTGGTCAGAGGGTTGCGGGTGGTTGGACGCGGCTCGGGCGAGGTAACGATCTGGTCCGCGTGGTCTTGGTCACTCCGTGGCCGCTGTGGCCTCGCGGGCAGCGGCGGCGGGGCGTTTGGAGCGGCGCACCGCGCGCGAGGTGGAGCCGTCGCGCGCGGTGCGTTCGTGCCGGTGTGCCGGTCAGGGGTGCAGCAGGCGGCGCAGGGCGTCGTGGAGCTGCTGGTGGGGGTTGGCGCCGGTTTCGGTGCGCCAGGCGATGTAGCCGTCTGGGCGGAGCAGGACCGCGCCTTCGGGGAGGGCGTAGCGGGTTGGCCACTGGTTTTCCGGGTCGAGCAGGTCGGTGCCGATGCGGTGTGCGGTGATCGGGACGTTGAGTTCCGCGGCGACTTCCTTGGCGGCTTGCGGCCATGCCTCGCCGTCGGGGCCGGTGAGGAGGGTGAAGCCGGTGCTGGGGAGGTCGTGCAGGGCGATGCGGGCGCCGTCGCGGTCCAGCCACAGGTGCGGGGCGCGGTGGCCGGGGGTGGCCGGGGGCAGGTGGTCGTCGGCGAAGGGGGTGTCGAAGGGCCGGCCCAGGATGGCGGGGGAGGTGTAGCGCTGGCCGAACATCCAGCGCAGGTCGTCCTTGACCTCCTGCTCCGGGTTCGAGCTGGTGCGGTGGGCCTGGCGGGCGACCGTGATGTCCATGAACGCCTGGGCCAGGGGGCGGCGTTCCGGTTCGTAGCTGTCCAGCAGGGCGGGGCTGGCCCAGCCCTTGAGCACCGCGGCGAGCTTCCAGGCCAGGTTGTGCGAGTCCTGGACGCCGGTGTTCGCGCCGTAGGCGCCGGCCGGGGGCCACACGTGCGCGCTGTCCCCGGCCAGGAACACCCGGCCCTGGCGGAAACGCTCCGCCACGCCGATGAACTGCTGCCACGGAGTCACGTCGACGATGTCGAGCGGGATGTCCGCGCGGCCCAGCAGGGTGTGCACCATGGCCGTCAGCCGCTCCGGGGTGAACCCGGCCGGGTCCTGGGTGGCCGCGTCGTAGCTGAAGGCGGCCGCCCAGCGGTTCGGGTTCGCGGTGGTGGTCAGGAAGGCCGGTGGGGCCTCGGGGTTGACCACGAACCACAGGATGGCGCGTTCGGGGATCAGCTCGGACAGGTCGGCGTCGAAGAGCACGGCGAGGTAGTCGCCGGCCACCCCCGGGCCGTCGCGGTGGATGCCCAGCTGGCCGCGGACCGTGCTGCGGTTGCCGTCCGCGCCGATCAGGTAGTCCGCGTGGATCCGCCGTTCCACGCCGGTGGTCCGGTCCTTGGTCACCGCGTGCACGCCGTCGGCGGTCTCGGTGAAGGACAACAGCTCGGTGCTGAACCGCTGGTCCGCGCCGCGGGCGCGGGCGGCCTCGATCAGCACCGGCTCCACCGAGCTCTGGTCGGCCAGGCACAGCCTGCCCGCGCTCAGCTCGTCGTAGCTCACCGCGGTGCCGCCGCGGAACAGCCAGTGCCACTCGCCCGCGATGGACTGGCAGTGCACCCCGCCCTCGTCCCGCTCGAACGGTCTGCCCGCCTCGTACACCGCGTCCGCGATGCCGAAGGCGCGGTAGATCTCCGTGGTCCGCACGTTGATCCCGCGCGCCCTGCCCTGTAGCGACGGGCCGGGGTGCTTGTCCACCAGGATCGAGTCGATTCCTTGGGAGGACAGGAAAAGCGAGGCGGTCAGGCCGGCCAGGCCACCACCGGTGATGAGCACCGGCGTCCGTTCTTCGTTGCTGCTCATGACGATTCCCCCTCGTCGGGTGCTGAGATGAAGTTCGCGCCGATCTCGCGCAGCCAGTCCTCGCTCCAGGTGATCCGGCCGGCCGCCAGTTCGGCGACCGTGGCCCGGCACCAGTCGAGCTGGGCGCCCAGGGTGGCCCGCTGGTACTCCTCCTCCAGCAGGAACAGCCGGGGCAGGCCACCGGCCGATGCCTCCGCCACCACCGTGTCGATCTCCTGGACCGCCTCGGCGAGCTTGGCCGCGCGCACCTCCAGCAGCGCGCGGATCTCTTCCGGTTCCAGCAGCGGCATGAAGGCCACCGCGGCCGGGAACTCCGGGAACTCGGTGCCGGTGGCGGTGAACATCTCGCGCAGCCAGGTGCGGGCCGTCTCCAGCCCGTGCGGGCCGATCTCGTAGACGGTGCGCTCCGGCCGGTTGTCGGCGCGTTCGGTCTCCTTGACCTTGATCAGTCCGGCCTTCAGCAGGCGCTCGATCGTCTGGTAGACGCTGGCCCGCTGACGGACGTTGACAACCCGGTCCTTGCCGCGCTCCTTGATCAGCTGCTGCATCCGGTACGCGTGCAGCGGAGCCTCGATGACCAAGCACAACACGGTCAGCGCGAGCGGAGAACGGCGAATCGGGGTTGTCATAGTCATAAACCTACTAGTTAGGTCATGACTATGACAACCCCGAGGTGACGTCAGGGAGGGTGGCTACCGGTTCTCGGGGCGGCAGGCGGTCAGCTCGTAACTGGGGCCGAGCAGGCCGCGGCGGTCGTTGAGCCGCAGCAGCACCCTGGCGAACCCGGCGCACTCCACGTCCAGCCGCAGCGTGGCCGGTCTGCCGTCGAGCAGCATCCGGTGCGTGGACATGATCAACCGGCCGCCCGGCCGCAGCACCCGGTACAGCTCGGCCAGCGCCCTGGTCCGGTCCCGCCACAGGTGCACCGTGTTCACCGTCAGCAGCACGTCCACGCTCGCCTCCGGCTGCCCGGTGTCCTCGGCGTCGCCCCGGTGCAGCCGCACGTGTCCGGTGCTGGCCTGTTCGGCGCAGCGCTGACGGCACTGGCGCAGCATCTCCTCGGCCGGGTCGACCCCGATCACCCGCCCGGCCGCGGCCACCCTGGCCGCCTCGGCCAGCCCGACACCCGGTCCTGGGCCGAGCACGAGCACCGTGTCAGTGGGCCGTAACCCCGCCTCGGCCACCAGCTCCCGCTCGGTGGCGGCGCCGGCGCGCACCATGATCGCGCCACCGATCCGGCCGGCGAGGCCGCGGGGATGCCCGAACGCGGAGTCCACGATCCGCGGGAAGGAAGTAGCCATGACTCCAGAACAGCTCGCATCCTCGCTGTTCGCATCGGGGTCATCCCTGAAATTCCTTCACAACGCCCCGGCCGGTTCCCGCCGGATCCCGGAGGCGCCCCTTGGTTGGCTGGGCCGGTGACCGACACCGCGCTGATCCTGGACCGCTTCTATGCCGCCGAGCTGGCCTACCTGCCGGGGAGACCGGCTTCGAGCCGGTGCAGGAGTTCCTCGACCCGGACATCGTGCTGCACCAGGCCGAGGGCCTGCCCTACGGCGGGCAGTGGCGCGGGCCGGCCGGACTCGCCCGGTTCATGGCGGTGATGGCGCGGACCTGGGCCTCGTTCGAGATCCTGGCCCAGGAACGGCTGGTCGACGGGGACCGGGTGGTCGTGCTCAGTCAGGTCAGGGCACGTGGCCGGGCCACCGGGGTCGAGCTGGAGTTCCCGATCCTGCAGTTCATCCGGCTGCGGGAGGGGCGGCTGGCGGAGGTCAGGCCGTTCTACTGGGACACCGCCGCGGTAGCCGCTGCGTGCACTGGCCGCTAGGTCCGTGCGGTGTCGAGACGCAGATCACCGGGACTTGTACGGGGCACTCCCTCCGGCATGGGACGATAGGTCGTCACCCGTCCGTTTCAGCGAGGGAATCAGTGGCCACGTTCGCCGACACGACCTTCACGCCGCCGGAGCGCATCCGGAACTTCTGCATCATCGCCCACATCGACCACGGCAAGTCCACGCTGGCCGACCGGGTGTTGCAGCTCACCGGCGTCGTCGACGACCGTTCCATGCGCGCGCAGTACCTGGACCGGATGGACATCGAGCGCGAGCGCGGCATCACCATCAAGGCGCAGAACGTGCGCCTGCCGTGGGTGCACGAGGGCACCGAGTACGTGCTGCACCTGATCGACACCCCGGGGCACGTCGACTTCACCTACGAGGTCTCCCGTGCGCTGGAGGCGTGTGAGGGCGCGATCCTGCTGGTCGACGCGGCGCAGGGGATCGAGGCGCAGACGCTGGCCA from Crossiella sp. CA-258035 harbors:
- a CDS encoding class I SAM-dependent methyltransferase is translated as MATSFPRIVDSAFGHPRGLAGRIGGAIMVRAGAATERELVAEAGLRPTDTVLVLGPGPGVGLAEAARVAAAGRVIGVDPAEEMLRQCRQRCAEQASTGHVRLHRGDAEDTGQPEASVDVLLTVNTVHLWRDRTRALAELYRVLRPGGRLIMSTHRMLLDGRPATLRLDVECAGFARVLLRLNDRRGLLGPSYELTACRPENR
- a CDS encoding FAD-dependent monooxygenase, whose product is MSSNEERTPVLITGGGLAGLTASLFLSSQGIDSILVDKHPGPSLQGRARGINVRTTEIYRAFGIADAVYEAGRPFERDEGGVHCQSIAGEWHWLFRGGTAVSYDELSAGRLCLADQSSVEPVLIEAARARGADQRFSTELLSFTETADGVHAVTKDRTTGVERRIHADYLIGADGNRSTVRGQLGIHRDGPGVAGDYLAVLFDADLSELIPERAILWFVVNPEAPPAFLTTTANPNRWAAAFSYDAATQDPAGFTPERLTAMVHTLLGRADIPLDIVDVTPWQQFIGVAERFRQGRVFLAGDSAHVWPPAGAYGANTGVQDSHNLAWKLAAVLKGWASPALLDSYEPERRPLAQAFMDITVARQAHRTSSNPEQEVKDDLRWMFGQRYTSPAILGRPFDTPFADDHLPPATPGHRAPHLWLDRDGARIALHDLPSTGFTLLTGPDGEAWPQAAKEVAAELNVPITAHRIGTDLLDPENQWPTRYALPEGAVLLRPDGYIAWRTETGANPHQQLHDALRRLLHP
- a CDS encoding PadR family transcriptional regulator, encoding MTTPIRRSPLALTVLCLVIEAPLHAYRMQQLIKERGKDRVVNVRQRASVYQTIERLLKAGLIKVKETERADNRPERTVYEIGPHGLETARTWLREMFTATGTEFPEFPAAVAFMPLLEPEEIRALLEVRAAKLAEAVQEIDTVVAEASAGGLPRLFLLEEEYQRATLGAQLDWCRATVAELAAGRITWSEDWLREIGANFISAPDEGESS
- a CDS encoding nuclear transport factor 2 family protein; its protein translation is MQEFLDPDIVLHQAEGLPYGGQWRGPAGLARFMAVMARTWASFEILAQERLVDGDRVVVLSQVRARGRATGVELEFPILQFIRLREGRLAEVRPFYWDTAAVAAACTGR